The Candidatus Deferrimicrobium sp. genome includes the window CGCTCGGCCAGCTTCGACGCCGGCGTCCCCCCGTGGTTCAGCACGTAGTGCACCCGCATGGTCTTGCCCTCCTTTGCGTGTTGTTGCGCGAGAGGGGTTCAAGCACCGTGCCAGGGAAACTCACACCATCATCTGATACGGGTCGACGTCGGCCTCGAGGCGCACGCCCGACTTGCGGACCCGCTCCCGGAGGGGGCGCAGGAGGTCCGGGAAGAGATCCCCCACCGGCAGGTCGGGGGGCGCCACCAGCAGGATCTGGTAGTGGAAGCGGCGCTTGACCCGGGCGATCGGCGAGGGAGCGGGGCCCAGGAGGCGAACCCCGTGGGCGGACATCGGGCCGGAAAGCGCACCCGTCACCAGGTCGGCCGCCTCGCGCACGGCGTCCTGCTTCGCTCCCGACAGGCGAAGGAGCAGCATCCGGCCGAAGGGGGGGTACCCCATCGCCTCCCGCGCGGCGAGCTCGTTTTCCATGAATCCGGCATAGTCGTGCTCCGCCGCCTTGCGGATGGCCGGGCTCTCCGGCGCCATCGTCTGAAAGAGGACCTTGCCCGGCCTATCGCCGCGACCCGAACGTCCCGCCACCTGCGTCAGGATCTGGAAGGTGCGCTCCGACGCCCGGAAGTCGGGGAACGACAGGGAGAGGTCGGCCAGCAGCACACCGACGAAGGTGACCTCGGGGAAATCGTGTCCCTTGGCGATCATCTGCGTCCCGACCAGGATGTCCACCTCCCCCCGCTGCATCCCGGAGAGGACCTCCCCGTAAGCGCCGCGCTTCCGTGTGACGTCCGAGTCGAGCCGCGCCACCCGCGCCTCTTTCCACCGCTTCGAGACCCAGGAGAGGAGCCGCTCCGTCCCGATCCCGACCTGGGCGAGCTTGTGTCCCCCGCACTTCGCGCACGATTCGGGCTCCTTGCGCTTCACGTTGCAGTAGTGGCACAGGAGCGCCTCGTGCTCCCTGTGGTACGTGAGCGCCACCTGGCAATTCCGGCACTGCACCGTGGTCCCGCACTCGAGGCACATGAGGGCGGCGGCGAATCCGCGACGGTTGAGGAAGAGCATCGCCTTCTCGCCCCGCGCAAGGGTCGCGTCGATCGCCGCCTCGAGCTCGGGGGAGAAGTATCGGTCGGCGCCGCGACGGTCCGCGCGCTCCTTGAGATCGACCACGGAGATTTCCGGCATGCCGCTGCCCCCGATCCGCTCGGGGAGGGTAAGCAGCGTCGCGGTGCCGGTCCGCACCCGGTGGAACGACTCCGCGGAAGGGGTGGCGGAGCCCAGCAGGACCACGGCCTCCTCCATTCGACCCCGCAGAAGGGCGAGGTCCCGCGCCTGATACCGGACCCCGTCTTCCTGCTTATACGCGGCGTCGTGCTCCTCGTCCACGACGACGAGCCCCACGGACGGGAAGGGGGAGAAGATGGCGGAGCGCGCGCCCACGCAGAGGAACACTTCGCCGTCGCGGATCTTCCTCCACTGGGAGGACCGTTCCGCAGGGGTCAGCCCGCTGTGGAGCACCGCGACCCCATCGCGGAACCGGGAGCGGACCCTGCCGAGCAGCTGGGGGGTGAGGGCGATCTCGGGGACGAGGAAGATCGCCTGGCGGCCCGTGGCGCGCACCTGCTCGACCGCGCGCAGGTAGACCTCGGTCTTCCCGGAACCGGTCACGCCGTGCAGCACGAAGGCGGCGTGTCGCCCCGAGGCGACGGCGACCCCGATCCGCGCAAGCGCGGCTTCCTGGCCGGGCGTGGGCGAGAGATCCCCCGCCAGGTCTGGCAGGGACGCGGCGTGGAGGGTCACCGGCCGGGGCCGCAACGAAACGATCAGGAATCCTTTCGCGGCAAGACGCTTCGCCACCTCCGCTCCGCCCGGAACCCGTAACGAGAGATCGGACGAAGTCAGCCCCCCGGCCTCGCGGACCGCGTCGTGCACCTGGCGCTGCTTCGGTGTCATCGGACCTTCGGGGGGGGACGGTGAAGCGCGGTAGAACGCCTCCATCCGGGGAGCCGCGGGCGCTTCCCTCCGGGGAAGCCCGCGAGGGAGGGCGGCGCGCAGCGTCTCTCCCAGCGGGGCAAGGCACTCGCGGGCCGTCTCGGAGAGGAACGCGAGGTGGTGCCCGGACACATACGGCGTTTCATCGAGGATCGCGAGGAGATCCTTCGCGTCTCGTCCTCCGAGGGCGGAGGCGTCGGTGATCGCCGTGACCAGCCCCGTCATCTTCCGCCCGCCGAACGGGATGAGGACGCGAACGCCGACCTGAACGCGGCGCTCCTCCCCGAGAGGAACCCGGTAGGTGAACGGATGGTCGATGGGGAGCGGCACGGCCACTTCGACGAACACCGGCACGGAAGGGGAAAAGGTCATTTCCGGATGATACTACGACCAAATGGCAGGATGAAAAGGTGGTACTTTATGCCACTACCGACGTGACAGATTACGCCCCGTGGTTCAAGCCGAGCCGCGTCAACCTGGCGGCGATTTCAAGTGCGTACACCT containing:
- the priA gene encoding replication restart helicase PriA, which translates into the protein MTFSPSVPVFVEVAVPLPIDHPFTYRVPLGEERRVQVGVRVLIPFGGRKMTGLVTAITDASALGGRDAKDLLAILDETPYVSGHHLAFLSETARECLAPLGETLRAALPRGLPRREAPAAPRMEAFYRASPSPPEGPMTPKQRQVHDAVREAGGLTSSDLSLRVPGGAEVAKRLAAKGFLIVSLRPRPVTLHAASLPDLAGDLSPTPGQEAALARIGVAVASGRHAAFVLHGVTGSGKTEVYLRAVEQVRATGRQAIFLVPEIALTPQLLGRVRSRFRDGVAVLHSGLTPAERSSQWRKIRDGEVFLCVGARSAIFSPFPSVGLVVVDEEHDAAYKQEDGVRYQARDLALLRGRMEEAVVLLGSATPSAESFHRVRTGTATLLTLPERIGGSGMPEISVVDLKERADRRGADRYFSPELEAAIDATLARGEKAMLFLNRRGFAAALMCLECGTTVQCRNCQVALTYHREHEALLCHYCNVKRKEPESCAKCGGHKLAQVGIGTERLLSWVSKRWKEARVARLDSDVTRKRGAYGEVLSGMQRGEVDILVGTQMIAKGHDFPEVTFVGVLLADLSLSFPDFRASERTFQILTQVAGRSGRGDRPGKVLFQTMAPESPAIRKAAEHDYAGFMENELAAREAMGYPPFGRMLLLRLSGAKQDAVREAADLVTGALSGPMSAHGVRLLGPAPSPIARVKRRFHYQILLVAPPDLPVGDLFPDLLRPLRERVRKSGVRLEADVDPYQMMV